The genomic region NNNNNNNNNNNNNNNNNNNNNNNNNNNNNNNNNNNNNNNNNNNNNNNNNNNNNNNNNNNNNNNNNNNNNNNNNNNNNNNNNNNNNNNNNNNNNNNNNNNNNNNNNNNNNNNNNNNNNNNNNNNNNNNNNNNNNNNNNNNNNNNNNNNNNNNNNNNNNNNNNNNNNNNNNNNNNNNNNNNNNNNNNNNNNNNNNNNNNNNNNNNNNNNNNNNNNNNNNNNNNNNNNNNNNNNNNNNNNNNNNNNNNNNNNNNNNNNNNNNNNNNNNNNNNNNNNNNNNNNNNNNNNNNNNNNNNNNNNNNNNNNNNNNNNNNNNNNNNNNNNNNNNNNNNNNNNNNNNNNNNNNNNNNNNNNNNNNNNNNNNNNNNNNNNNNNNNNNNNNNNNNNNNNNNNNNNNNNNNNNNNNNNNNNNNNNNNNNNNNNNNNNNNNNNNNNNNNNNNNNNNNNNNNNNNNNNNNNNNNNNNNNNNNNNNNNNNNNNNNNNNNNNNNNNNNNNNNNNNNNNNNNNNNNNNNNNNNNNNNNNNNNNNNNNNNNNNNNNNNNNNNNNNNNNNNNNNNNNNNNNNNNNNNNNGTATTTTCGAGTCGAGTCAGGAGAAATATTGTCTAAAagtgttatttaaaaaaatatataaaaaaattaaatgagcCACCTGTTAAACTTGTAATTTTTTTCGAGTTAATCGAATTCAGCCCGTTTAGTCCGAAATTTAAATAGActtaattttaaagataaaatctACCCGTTAAACGGATAAATATACTGACATGATGGGTTTAGTCTATTTCAACAGGCCTAATTATttgaataataattttttttttgtgtaaatGGTGATTTCTCCAACTTCAAAAAAAACTCACACTTAacaattaatataacataattagAGTCATTGCAACAAATTAATAAAcacagtaaaaataaaataaatgataaaataataattcaaataaattaaagataaattttaaaattaagtgactagttaataaataaaattgaaaaacatGGTTTGTTACTTAAAAATAAAAGAGTTGTGCTAGTAACTAGGAGTGGAGCTATACAAGAGGAGATCGAGATTCGAGATTCGAGATTCGAGAGATCGTTGTTTGTTGCAGAGATGGAATCATCGTCACCACCAGAGAGCCGTAAGATCTATATGGAACTGTTGCAGAAGCTCCAATCTGAGCCATCTGAGGATGTTCCTCCTTCTCTCGAGTATTCCATGATTATGGATGAGTTGAGGAGAATAGATCGATACATGGAGGGGCAATTCAGATCCATTATCCGGGAACAAGCTCGCCAAAGGGATGCCATAGTTCGTGAGAAACCCCAATTTGAGCCATCTGATGAGTATGTTCCCAAGAGGCCCAAGTATGAACACTCAGCGGAGCCATCTGAGTGAGTTGCCCTAATTTACCTATCAATTGAATTCAATTTTCATAAAAGAATTATTTACAGTTATTTACAACTGATCATGGCTCTTTCCAATGATAGCACATTGAAAGCTCAAGAAGAAGCAGTTCAACCTCCACCTCCAGAGGATTCCATCATTCTACGTTGATATAATGCCATTTAATTAAACTCTTCTTTTGATTTACGTTGTTGCTTCCTTGTTTTTATAAATTGCTATATGTATAAGCACATTGTCACAATAAAACTGACTTCTTTAGGTCACCCTTGTGCCAGCAAATTGAAAGCATGTTAAACATTTCTGTTCAATTTTTTGCTACTGTTCTTGACAAAACGGAAACTAAGTTTGAAAATGGATCTTCATCCTCAACTTGGAACTTCTTGGGGTTCCAACTGGGATGATGGTGGTGTTGTGGACAAAGAGGAAAGACTATGATGAAGGTGATGTCATGGAAGAGACATGCAAAATGGAGGCAAAATTTGTGGAAGGCTCAGAGGAGGTGAGGAAGCAACTTCATTATTATTGCTATGTGTGTAACAAATAATCTTAAAGGTGGAATTGTTCCCATGGCATATCCTATATCTAAGAAGATATATTTCAAACATTCAAGGGCAATCTTGCAAATTTCATAAATAGATAATATCTATGGTGTGTGTTCACTGCCAAAGGGATTTGCCCAGCAATTTTGCTACATGTTTTAATCAATGTTTTGAAAATGACATGAATAACATTAAGCTTGAAAAGGAACAATTTGTTGCTTGTGTAAAGGAATTGGAGACTGAAGTGTCTCTGAGGCTTTTGGTTAAGGGTTCTACCGAGCAATTTCTCTTTGTTTTAATAATGCAAAAAGGGGAAAAAGAATTTAATTAAGGATTTTTTTCATGCTTTGATATATCACAATTAGATttctttaatataaaaaatagttgTTTTGAAAAATTGAGAGAATAAACATAAACATGGATATAAACATAATATGTTTTCTTAGATAAAGGAGGAACTAAGTATT from Arachis ipaensis cultivar K30076 chromosome B02, Araip1.1, whole genome shotgun sequence harbors:
- the LOC107621221 gene encoding uncharacterized protein LOC107621221, with product MESSSPPESRKIYMELLQKLQSEPSEDVPPSLEYSMIMDELRRIDRYMEGQFRSIIREQARQRDAIVREKPQFEPSDEYVPKRPKYEHSAEPSDTLKAQEEAVQPPPPEDSIILR